One stretch of Anguilla anguilla isolate fAngAng1 chromosome 5, fAngAng1.pri, whole genome shotgun sequence DNA includes these proteins:
- the LOC118228400 gene encoding GA-binding protein subunit beta-1-like isoform X7, with protein MWKLMSLLMSLVDLGKKLLEAARSGQDDEVRILMANGAPFTTDWLGTSPLHLSAQYGHYSTTEVLLRAGVSRDARTKVDRTPLHMAASEGHARIVEVLLKHGADVNAKDMLKMTALHWATEHGHRDVVELLIKYGADVHIQSKFSKNALEIAYDNGNEELAEILQVSMQNQINTNPESPDTVTVHAAPQFIIGPGGLVNLAGLVSGNTKSSDDAGLSTIQFGNSSTSVLATLAAIAEASVPLTNSSETPVVATEEVVTADSVDGAIQQVVSSGGQQVITIVTDGIQFGNLQSAGGIGQPIILTMPDGQQVLTVPATDIAEETVISEEPTMKRQRIEIVENHVECQEIEWESWSPEVHA; from the exons ATGTGGAAGTTGATGTCTTTGCtg ATGTCGCTGGTGGACTTGGGCAAAAAGCTGCTGGAGGCAGCTCGATCCGGGCAGGACGATGAAGTTCGGATTCTCATGGCTAATGGAGCACCATTCACCACAGATTGG CTTGGAACCTCTCCCCTGCACCTCTCAGCTCAGTACGGGCATTACTCCACCACAGAGGTCCTCCTCAGGGCGGGAGTGAGTCGAGACGCCAGAACCAAAGTGGACAGGACTCCCCTACACATGGCAGCTTCGGAGGGCCATGCCCGCATTGTGGAAGTGCTGTTGAAG CATGGAGCTGATGTAAACGCGAAAGACATGTTGAAAATGACGGCCCTCCACTGGGCCACAGAGCACGGCCACCGGGACGTCGTCGAGCTCCTCATCAAGTACGGCGCCGACGTTCACATCCAGAGCAAATTTAGCAAAAACGCTTTGGAAATCGCCTATGACAACGGTAATGAAGAACTAGCTGAAATCCTTCAG gTGTCCATGCAAaaccaaataaacacaaacccagagaGCCCAGACACAGTGACCGTACATGCAGCGCCACAGTTCATCATTGGCCCTGGAGGACTTGTGAATTTAGCGGGACTAGTTTCTGGAAATACCAAATCATCAG ATGATGCGGGTCTGTCAACAATACAGTTTGGCAACTCATCAACATCAGTATTAGCTACATTAGCTGCTATAGCAGAAGCGTCTGTTCCTTTAACCAATTCATCTGAAACACCAG TGGTTGCAACAGAAGAAGTTGTGACGGCAGACTCGGTGGACGGAGCCATTCAGCAGGTAGTCAGCTCAGGGGGTCAGCAGGTCATCACCATAGTTACCGATGGAATCCAGTTTGGCAACTTGCAGTCCGCCGGTGGTATAGGCCAGCCCATTATTTTGACGATGCCAGATGGCCAACAAG TTTTAACAGTCCCAGCCACAGACATTGCAGAGGAAACTGTAATCAGTGAGGAACCCACAATGAAGAGACAACGCATTGAGATAGTGGAAAACCATGTAGAATGCCAAGAAATTGAG TGGGAAAGTTGGTCACCTGAAGTTCATGCATAA
- the LOC118228400 gene encoding GA-binding protein subunit beta-1-like isoform X8 has product MWKLMSLLMSLVDLGKKLLEAARSGQDDEVRILMANGAPFTTDWLGTSPLHLSAQYGHYSTTEVLLRAGVSRDARTKVDRTPLHMAASEGHARIVEVLLKHGADVNAKDMLKMTALHWATEHGHRDVVELLIKYGADVHIQSKFSKNALEIAYDNGNEELAEILQVSMQNQINTNPESPDTVTVHAAPQFIIGPGGLVNLAGLVSGNTKSSDDAGLSTIQFGNSSTSVLATLAAIAEASVPLTNSSETPVVATEEVVTADSVDGAIQQVVSSGGQQVITIVTDGIQFGNLQSAGGIGQPIILTMPDGQQVLTVPATDIAEETVISEEPTMKRQRIEIVENHVECQEIEVH; this is encoded by the exons ATGTGGAAGTTGATGTCTTTGCtg ATGTCGCTGGTGGACTTGGGCAAAAAGCTGCTGGAGGCAGCTCGATCCGGGCAGGACGATGAAGTTCGGATTCTCATGGCTAATGGAGCACCATTCACCACAGATTGG CTTGGAACCTCTCCCCTGCACCTCTCAGCTCAGTACGGGCATTACTCCACCACAGAGGTCCTCCTCAGGGCGGGAGTGAGTCGAGACGCCAGAACCAAAGTGGACAGGACTCCCCTACACATGGCAGCTTCGGAGGGCCATGCCCGCATTGTGGAAGTGCTGTTGAAG CATGGAGCTGATGTAAACGCGAAAGACATGTTGAAAATGACGGCCCTCCACTGGGCCACAGAGCACGGCCACCGGGACGTCGTCGAGCTCCTCATCAAGTACGGCGCCGACGTTCACATCCAGAGCAAATTTAGCAAAAACGCTTTGGAAATCGCCTATGACAACGGTAATGAAGAACTAGCTGAAATCCTTCAG gTGTCCATGCAAaaccaaataaacacaaacccagagaGCCCAGACACAGTGACCGTACATGCAGCGCCACAGTTCATCATTGGCCCTGGAGGACTTGTGAATTTAGCGGGACTAGTTTCTGGAAATACCAAATCATCAG ATGATGCGGGTCTGTCAACAATACAGTTTGGCAACTCATCAACATCAGTATTAGCTACATTAGCTGCTATAGCAGAAGCGTCTGTTCCTTTAACCAATTCATCTGAAACACCAG TGGTTGCAACAGAAGAAGTTGTGACGGCAGACTCGGTGGACGGAGCCATTCAGCAGGTAGTCAGCTCAGGGGGTCAGCAGGTCATCACCATAGTTACCGATGGAATCCAGTTTGGCAACTTGCAGTCCGCCGGTGGTATAGGCCAGCCCATTATTTTGACGATGCCAGATGGCCAACAAG TTTTAACAGTCCCAGCCACAGACATTGCAGAGGAAACTGTAATCAGTGAGGAACCCACAATGAAGAGACAACGCATTGAGATAGTGGAAAACCATGTAGAATGCCAAGAAATTGAG GTACACTAA
- the LOC118228400 gene encoding GA-binding protein subunit beta-1-like isoform X5 — protein MWKLMSLLMSLVDLGKKLLEAARSGQDDEVRILMANGAPFTTDWLGTSPLHLSAQYGHYSTTEVLLRAGVSRDARTKVDRTPLHMAASEGHARIVEVLLKHGADVNAKDMLKMTALHWATEHGHRDVVELLIKYGADVHIQSKFSKNALEIAYDNGNEELAEILQVSMQNQINTNPESPDTVTVHAAPQFIIGPGGLVNLAGLVSGNTKSSVVATEEVVTADSVDGAIQQVVSSGGQQVITIVTDGIQFGNLQSAGGIGQPIILTMPDGQQVLTVPATDIAEETVISEEPTMKRQRIEIVENHVECQEIEVIQVYRCQQFHNISVWTLRGNRITREYQIPYCLKEHVQKDAYLFPIKMFTKRTLFYKHTI, from the exons ATGTGGAAGTTGATGTCTTTGCtg ATGTCGCTGGTGGACTTGGGCAAAAAGCTGCTGGAGGCAGCTCGATCCGGGCAGGACGATGAAGTTCGGATTCTCATGGCTAATGGAGCACCATTCACCACAGATTGG CTTGGAACCTCTCCCCTGCACCTCTCAGCTCAGTACGGGCATTACTCCACCACAGAGGTCCTCCTCAGGGCGGGAGTGAGTCGAGACGCCAGAACCAAAGTGGACAGGACTCCCCTACACATGGCAGCTTCGGAGGGCCATGCCCGCATTGTGGAAGTGCTGTTGAAG CATGGAGCTGATGTAAACGCGAAAGACATGTTGAAAATGACGGCCCTCCACTGGGCCACAGAGCACGGCCACCGGGACGTCGTCGAGCTCCTCATCAAGTACGGCGCCGACGTTCACATCCAGAGCAAATTTAGCAAAAACGCTTTGGAAATCGCCTATGACAACGGTAATGAAGAACTAGCTGAAATCCTTCAG gTGTCCATGCAAaaccaaataaacacaaacccagagaGCCCAGACACAGTGACCGTACATGCAGCGCCACAGTTCATCATTGGCCCTGGAGGACTTGTGAATTTAGCGGGACTAGTTTCTGGAAATACCAAATCATCAG TGGTTGCAACAGAAGAAGTTGTGACGGCAGACTCGGTGGACGGAGCCATTCAGCAGGTAGTCAGCTCAGGGGGTCAGCAGGTCATCACCATAGTTACCGATGGAATCCAGTTTGGCAACTTGCAGTCCGCCGGTGGTATAGGCCAGCCCATTATTTTGACGATGCCAGATGGCCAACAAG TTTTAACAGTCCCAGCCACAGACATTGCAGAGGAAACTGTAATCAGTGAGGAACCCACAATGAAGAGACAACGCATTGAGATAGTGGAAAACCATGTAGAATGCCAAGAAATTGAG GTGATCCAGGTGTATCGCTGTCAGCAATTTCACAATATATCTGTATGGACGCTGAGAGGAAACAGAATCACAAGGGAGTATCAAATACCATATTGCCTTAAGGAACATGTACAAAAGgatgcatatttatttccaataaaaatgttcacaaaaagAACCTTGTTTTATAAGCACACAATATGA
- the LOC118228400 gene encoding GA-binding protein subunit beta-1-like isoform X1 has protein sequence MWKLMSLLMSLVDLGKKLLEAARSGQDDEVRILMANGAPFTTDWLGTSPLHLSAQYGHYSTTEVLLRAGVSRDARTKVDRTPLHMAASEGHARIVEVLLKHGADVNAKDMLKMTALHWATEHGHRDVVELLIKYGADVHIQSKFSKNALEIAYDNGNEELAEILQVSMQNQINTNPESPDTVTVHAAPQFIIGPGGLVNLAGLVSGNTKSSDDAGLSTIQFGNSSTSVLATLAAIAEASVPLTNSSETPVVATEEVVTADSVDGAIQQVVSSGGQQVITIVTDGIQFGNLQSAGGIGQPIILTMPDGQQVLTVPATDIAEETVISEEPTMKRQRIEIVENHVECQEIEVIQVYRCQQFHNISVWTLRGNRITREYQIPYCLKEHVQKDAYLFPIKMFTKRTLFYKHTI, from the exons ATGTGGAAGTTGATGTCTTTGCtg ATGTCGCTGGTGGACTTGGGCAAAAAGCTGCTGGAGGCAGCTCGATCCGGGCAGGACGATGAAGTTCGGATTCTCATGGCTAATGGAGCACCATTCACCACAGATTGG CTTGGAACCTCTCCCCTGCACCTCTCAGCTCAGTACGGGCATTACTCCACCACAGAGGTCCTCCTCAGGGCGGGAGTGAGTCGAGACGCCAGAACCAAAGTGGACAGGACTCCCCTACACATGGCAGCTTCGGAGGGCCATGCCCGCATTGTGGAAGTGCTGTTGAAG CATGGAGCTGATGTAAACGCGAAAGACATGTTGAAAATGACGGCCCTCCACTGGGCCACAGAGCACGGCCACCGGGACGTCGTCGAGCTCCTCATCAAGTACGGCGCCGACGTTCACATCCAGAGCAAATTTAGCAAAAACGCTTTGGAAATCGCCTATGACAACGGTAATGAAGAACTAGCTGAAATCCTTCAG gTGTCCATGCAAaaccaaataaacacaaacccagagaGCCCAGACACAGTGACCGTACATGCAGCGCCACAGTTCATCATTGGCCCTGGAGGACTTGTGAATTTAGCGGGACTAGTTTCTGGAAATACCAAATCATCAG ATGATGCGGGTCTGTCAACAATACAGTTTGGCAACTCATCAACATCAGTATTAGCTACATTAGCTGCTATAGCAGAAGCGTCTGTTCCTTTAACCAATTCATCTGAAACACCAG TGGTTGCAACAGAAGAAGTTGTGACGGCAGACTCGGTGGACGGAGCCATTCAGCAGGTAGTCAGCTCAGGGGGTCAGCAGGTCATCACCATAGTTACCGATGGAATCCAGTTTGGCAACTTGCAGTCCGCCGGTGGTATAGGCCAGCCCATTATTTTGACGATGCCAGATGGCCAACAAG TTTTAACAGTCCCAGCCACAGACATTGCAGAGGAAACTGTAATCAGTGAGGAACCCACAATGAAGAGACAACGCATTGAGATAGTGGAAAACCATGTAGAATGCCAAGAAATTGAG GTGATCCAGGTGTATCGCTGTCAGCAATTTCACAATATATCTGTATGGACGCTGAGAGGAAACAGAATCACAAGGGAGTATCAAATACCATATTGCCTTAAGGAACATGTACAAAAGgatgcatatttatttccaataaaaatgttcacaaaaagAACCTTGTTTTATAAGCACACAATATGA
- the LOC118228400 gene encoding GA-binding protein subunit beta-1-like isoform X6, with translation MWKLMSLLMSLVDLGKKLLEAARSGQDDEVRILMANGAPFTTDWLGTSPLHLSAQYGHYSTTEVLLRAGVSRDARTKVDRTPLHMAASEGHARIVEVLLKHGADVNAKDMLKMTALHWATEHGHRDVVELLIKYGADVHIQSKFSKNALEIAYDNGNEELAEILQVSMQNQINTNPESPDTVTVHAAPQFIIGPGGLVNLAGLVSGNTKSSVVATEEVVTADSVDGAIQQVVSSGGQQVITIVTDGIQFGNLQSAGGIGQPIILTMPDGQQVLTVPATDIAEETVISEEPTMKRQRIEIVENHVECQEIEEKETLEKQLEEANREAQKYRQQLLMKEQEAEAYRQKLEAITRQQSSKKAA, from the exons ATGTGGAAGTTGATGTCTTTGCtg ATGTCGCTGGTGGACTTGGGCAAAAAGCTGCTGGAGGCAGCTCGATCCGGGCAGGACGATGAAGTTCGGATTCTCATGGCTAATGGAGCACCATTCACCACAGATTGG CTTGGAACCTCTCCCCTGCACCTCTCAGCTCAGTACGGGCATTACTCCACCACAGAGGTCCTCCTCAGGGCGGGAGTGAGTCGAGACGCCAGAACCAAAGTGGACAGGACTCCCCTACACATGGCAGCTTCGGAGGGCCATGCCCGCATTGTGGAAGTGCTGTTGAAG CATGGAGCTGATGTAAACGCGAAAGACATGTTGAAAATGACGGCCCTCCACTGGGCCACAGAGCACGGCCACCGGGACGTCGTCGAGCTCCTCATCAAGTACGGCGCCGACGTTCACATCCAGAGCAAATTTAGCAAAAACGCTTTGGAAATCGCCTATGACAACGGTAATGAAGAACTAGCTGAAATCCTTCAG gTGTCCATGCAAaaccaaataaacacaaacccagagaGCCCAGACACAGTGACCGTACATGCAGCGCCACAGTTCATCATTGGCCCTGGAGGACTTGTGAATTTAGCGGGACTAGTTTCTGGAAATACCAAATCATCAG TGGTTGCAACAGAAGAAGTTGTGACGGCAGACTCGGTGGACGGAGCCATTCAGCAGGTAGTCAGCTCAGGGGGTCAGCAGGTCATCACCATAGTTACCGATGGAATCCAGTTTGGCAACTTGCAGTCCGCCGGTGGTATAGGCCAGCCCATTATTTTGACGATGCCAGATGGCCAACAAG TTTTAACAGTCCCAGCCACAGACATTGCAGAGGAAACTGTAATCAGTGAGGAACCCACAATGAAGAGACAACGCATTGAGATAGTGGAAAACCATGTAGAATGCCAAGAAATTGAG GAGAAAGAAACCCTAGAGAAACAGTTAGAAGAGGCAAATCGAGAAGCCCAGAAGTATCGCCAGCAGCTGCTGATGAAAGAACAGGAGGCGGAGGCCTACAGACAGAAACTAGAGGCAATCACACGTCAGCAAAGCAGTAAGAAAGCCGCATGA
- the LOC118228400 gene encoding GA-binding protein subunit beta-1-like isoform X4, with product MSLLMSLVDLGKKLLEAARSGQDDEVRILMANGAPFTTDWLGTSPLHLSAQYGHYSTTEVLLRAGVSRDARTKVDRTPLHMAASEGHARIVEVLLKHGADVNAKDMLKMTALHWATEHGHRDVVELLIKYGADVHIQSKFSKNALEIAYDNGNEELAEILQVSMQNQINTNPESPDTVTVHAAPQFIIGPGGLVNLAGLVSGNTKSSDDAGLSTIQFGNSSTSVLATLAAIAEASVPLTNSSETPVVATEEVVTADSVDGAIQQVVSSGGQQVITIVTDGIQFGNLQSAGGIGQPIILTMPDGQQVLTVPATDIAEETVISEEPTMKRQRIEIVENHVECQEIEEKETLEKQLEEANREAQKYRQQLLMKEQEAEAYRQKLEAITRQQSSKKAA from the exons ATGTCTTTGCtg ATGTCGCTGGTGGACTTGGGCAAAAAGCTGCTGGAGGCAGCTCGATCCGGGCAGGACGATGAAGTTCGGATTCTCATGGCTAATGGAGCACCATTCACCACAGATTGG CTTGGAACCTCTCCCCTGCACCTCTCAGCTCAGTACGGGCATTACTCCACCACAGAGGTCCTCCTCAGGGCGGGAGTGAGTCGAGACGCCAGAACCAAAGTGGACAGGACTCCCCTACACATGGCAGCTTCGGAGGGCCATGCCCGCATTGTGGAAGTGCTGTTGAAG CATGGAGCTGATGTAAACGCGAAAGACATGTTGAAAATGACGGCCCTCCACTGGGCCACAGAGCACGGCCACCGGGACGTCGTCGAGCTCCTCATCAAGTACGGCGCCGACGTTCACATCCAGAGCAAATTTAGCAAAAACGCTTTGGAAATCGCCTATGACAACGGTAATGAAGAACTAGCTGAAATCCTTCAG gTGTCCATGCAAaaccaaataaacacaaacccagagaGCCCAGACACAGTGACCGTACATGCAGCGCCACAGTTCATCATTGGCCCTGGAGGACTTGTGAATTTAGCGGGACTAGTTTCTGGAAATACCAAATCATCAG ATGATGCGGGTCTGTCAACAATACAGTTTGGCAACTCATCAACATCAGTATTAGCTACATTAGCTGCTATAGCAGAAGCGTCTGTTCCTTTAACCAATTCATCTGAAACACCAG TGGTTGCAACAGAAGAAGTTGTGACGGCAGACTCGGTGGACGGAGCCATTCAGCAGGTAGTCAGCTCAGGGGGTCAGCAGGTCATCACCATAGTTACCGATGGAATCCAGTTTGGCAACTTGCAGTCCGCCGGTGGTATAGGCCAGCCCATTATTTTGACGATGCCAGATGGCCAACAAG TTTTAACAGTCCCAGCCACAGACATTGCAGAGGAAACTGTAATCAGTGAGGAACCCACAATGAAGAGACAACGCATTGAGATAGTGGAAAACCATGTAGAATGCCAAGAAATTGAG GAGAAAGAAACCCTAGAGAAACAGTTAGAAGAGGCAAATCGAGAAGCCCAGAAGTATCGCCAGCAGCTGCTGATGAAAGAACAGGAGGCGGAGGCCTACAGACAGAAACTAGAGGCAATCACACGTCAGCAAAGCAGTAAGAAAGCCGCATGA
- the LOC118228400 gene encoding GA-binding protein subunit beta-1-like isoform X3 codes for MSLVDLGKKLLEAARSGQDDEVRILMANGAPFTTDWLGTSPLHLSAQYGHYSTTEVLLRAGVSRDARTKVDRTPLHMAASEGHARIVEVLLKHGADVNAKDMLKMTALHWATEHGHRDVVELLIKYGADVHIQSKFSKNALEIAYDNGNEELAEILQVSMQNQINTNPESPDTVTVHAAPQFIIGPGGLVNLAGLVSGNTKSSDDAGLSTIQFGNSSTSVLATLAAIAEASVPLTNSSETPVVATEEVVTADSVDGAIQQVVSSGGQQVITIVTDGIQFGNLQSAGGIGQPIILTMPDGQQVLTVPATDIAEETVISEEPTMKRQRIEIVENHVECQEIEVIQVYRCQQFHNISVWTLRGNRITREYQIPYCLKEHVQKDAYLFPIKMFTKRTLFYKHTI; via the exons ATGTCGCTGGTGGACTTGGGCAAAAAGCTGCTGGAGGCAGCTCGATCCGGGCAGGACGATGAAGTTCGGATTCTCATGGCTAATGGAGCACCATTCACCACAGATTGG CTTGGAACCTCTCCCCTGCACCTCTCAGCTCAGTACGGGCATTACTCCACCACAGAGGTCCTCCTCAGGGCGGGAGTGAGTCGAGACGCCAGAACCAAAGTGGACAGGACTCCCCTACACATGGCAGCTTCGGAGGGCCATGCCCGCATTGTGGAAGTGCTGTTGAAG CATGGAGCTGATGTAAACGCGAAAGACATGTTGAAAATGACGGCCCTCCACTGGGCCACAGAGCACGGCCACCGGGACGTCGTCGAGCTCCTCATCAAGTACGGCGCCGACGTTCACATCCAGAGCAAATTTAGCAAAAACGCTTTGGAAATCGCCTATGACAACGGTAATGAAGAACTAGCTGAAATCCTTCAG gTGTCCATGCAAaaccaaataaacacaaacccagagaGCCCAGACACAGTGACCGTACATGCAGCGCCACAGTTCATCATTGGCCCTGGAGGACTTGTGAATTTAGCGGGACTAGTTTCTGGAAATACCAAATCATCAG ATGATGCGGGTCTGTCAACAATACAGTTTGGCAACTCATCAACATCAGTATTAGCTACATTAGCTGCTATAGCAGAAGCGTCTGTTCCTTTAACCAATTCATCTGAAACACCAG TGGTTGCAACAGAAGAAGTTGTGACGGCAGACTCGGTGGACGGAGCCATTCAGCAGGTAGTCAGCTCAGGGGGTCAGCAGGTCATCACCATAGTTACCGATGGAATCCAGTTTGGCAACTTGCAGTCCGCCGGTGGTATAGGCCAGCCCATTATTTTGACGATGCCAGATGGCCAACAAG TTTTAACAGTCCCAGCCACAGACATTGCAGAGGAAACTGTAATCAGTGAGGAACCCACAATGAAGAGACAACGCATTGAGATAGTGGAAAACCATGTAGAATGCCAAGAAATTGAG GTGATCCAGGTGTATCGCTGTCAGCAATTTCACAATATATCTGTATGGACGCTGAGAGGAAACAGAATCACAAGGGAGTATCAAATACCATATTGCCTTAAGGAACATGTACAAAAGgatgcatatttatttccaataaaaatgttcacaaaaagAACCTTGTTTTATAAGCACACAATATGA
- the LOC118228400 gene encoding GA-binding protein subunit beta-1-like isoform X2: MGMSLVDLGKKLLEAARSGQDDEVRILMANGAPFTTDWLGTSPLHLSAQYGHYSTTEVLLRAGVSRDARTKVDRTPLHMAASEGHARIVEVLLKHGADVNAKDMLKMTALHWATEHGHRDVVELLIKYGADVHIQSKFSKNALEIAYDNGNEELAEILQVSMQNQINTNPESPDTVTVHAAPQFIIGPGGLVNLAGLVSGNTKSSDDAGLSTIQFGNSSTSVLATLAAIAEASVPLTNSSETPVVATEEVVTADSVDGAIQQVVSSGGQQVITIVTDGIQFGNLQSAGGIGQPIILTMPDGQQVLTVPATDIAEETVISEEPTMKRQRIEIVENHVECQEIEVIQVYRCQQFHNISVWTLRGNRITREYQIPYCLKEHVQKDAYLFPIKMFTKRTLFYKHTI; the protein is encoded by the exons ATGTCGCTGGTGGACTTGGGCAAAAAGCTGCTGGAGGCAGCTCGATCCGGGCAGGACGATGAAGTTCGGATTCTCATGGCTAATGGAGCACCATTCACCACAGATTGG CTTGGAACCTCTCCCCTGCACCTCTCAGCTCAGTACGGGCATTACTCCACCACAGAGGTCCTCCTCAGGGCGGGAGTGAGTCGAGACGCCAGAACCAAAGTGGACAGGACTCCCCTACACATGGCAGCTTCGGAGGGCCATGCCCGCATTGTGGAAGTGCTGTTGAAG CATGGAGCTGATGTAAACGCGAAAGACATGTTGAAAATGACGGCCCTCCACTGGGCCACAGAGCACGGCCACCGGGACGTCGTCGAGCTCCTCATCAAGTACGGCGCCGACGTTCACATCCAGAGCAAATTTAGCAAAAACGCTTTGGAAATCGCCTATGACAACGGTAATGAAGAACTAGCTGAAATCCTTCAG gTGTCCATGCAAaaccaaataaacacaaacccagagaGCCCAGACACAGTGACCGTACATGCAGCGCCACAGTTCATCATTGGCCCTGGAGGACTTGTGAATTTAGCGGGACTAGTTTCTGGAAATACCAAATCATCAG ATGATGCGGGTCTGTCAACAATACAGTTTGGCAACTCATCAACATCAGTATTAGCTACATTAGCTGCTATAGCAGAAGCGTCTGTTCCTTTAACCAATTCATCTGAAACACCAG TGGTTGCAACAGAAGAAGTTGTGACGGCAGACTCGGTGGACGGAGCCATTCAGCAGGTAGTCAGCTCAGGGGGTCAGCAGGTCATCACCATAGTTACCGATGGAATCCAGTTTGGCAACTTGCAGTCCGCCGGTGGTATAGGCCAGCCCATTATTTTGACGATGCCAGATGGCCAACAAG TTTTAACAGTCCCAGCCACAGACATTGCAGAGGAAACTGTAATCAGTGAGGAACCCACAATGAAGAGACAACGCATTGAGATAGTGGAAAACCATGTAGAATGCCAAGAAATTGAG GTGATCCAGGTGTATCGCTGTCAGCAATTTCACAATATATCTGTATGGACGCTGAGAGGAAACAGAATCACAAGGGAGTATCAAATACCATATTGCCTTAAGGAACATGTACAAAAGgatgcatatttatttccaataaaaatgttcacaaaaagAACCTTGTTTTATAAGCACACAATATGA